A stretch of the Luteitalea sp. genome encodes the following:
- a CDS encoding FtsX-like permease family protein, producing MGFRSGLFTDILGLAWDTLRANKLRSFLTILGVVIGVTSIVSMTSLVLGFEDSVKSLFRQMGTDTLYLVKIPFGGGRDDKEFLAYLRRPDITMADAEAIQRNIPSADVISMAYGAMGQGRQEEMVYGSEKTRPMTVFGVSEEWLSTNFMELDQGRFFTTVDVDRRRQSVVLGSEPARILFPNVDPIGKRIRVGPRQFTVVGVFGKRPSIAIGNPDQFAVMPYTTYAKLYDPYNQIRGIRFLNSMLAVVPEPGISRDEVIDQVSELMRARHRLRLDQENDFAIMTSDAMTALFDQITQGVFLALIIISSIALMVGGIGVMAIMTISVTERTREIGVRKAIGARRREILWQFLLEAVFLTSIGGLLGIITGASIALGVNRFVGWAVLMPWWSFAVGLAFSGTVGIVFGMLPAFKAARLDPIEALRYE from the coding sequence GTGGGCTTTCGTAGCGGCCTCTTCACGGATATTCTGGGGCTCGCGTGGGACACGCTGAGAGCGAACAAGCTCCGCTCGTTCCTCACCATCCTTGGCGTCGTGATTGGCGTCACGTCAATCGTCTCGATGACCTCGCTCGTTCTGGGATTCGAAGACTCGGTCAAGTCGCTCTTTCGTCAGATGGGCACGGACACCCTTTATCTGGTGAAGATCCCCTTCGGCGGCGGCCGAGACGATAAGGAGTTTCTCGCTTATCTGCGCCGCCCGGACATCACGATGGCGGACGCCGAGGCCATTCAGCGGAACATCCCGTCGGCCGACGTCATCAGCATGGCGTACGGTGCGATGGGCCAAGGCCGGCAAGAGGAGATGGTGTACGGGAGCGAGAAGACGAGACCCATGACGGTCTTCGGCGTCAGCGAGGAGTGGCTGTCGACGAACTTCATGGAGCTGGACCAAGGACGCTTCTTCACGACGGTCGACGTCGATCGCCGGCGCCAGAGCGTGGTGCTGGGAAGCGAGCCTGCGCGTATCCTGTTTCCCAACGTGGATCCAATCGGCAAGCGGATACGCGTGGGACCGCGGCAATTCACGGTGGTGGGCGTGTTCGGGAAGCGGCCGAGCATCGCCATCGGCAATCCGGATCAGTTCGCCGTGATGCCGTACACGACCTACGCAAAGCTCTACGACCCCTACAATCAAATCCGAGGGATCCGATTCCTGAACTCGATGCTTGCTGTCGTACCGGAACCGGGCATCAGCCGCGACGAGGTGATTGATCAGGTCAGCGAGCTCATGCGCGCGCGGCATCGGCTGCGGCTCGATCAAGAGAACGATTTCGCGATCATGACCTCCGATGCGATGACGGCGCTCTTTGATCAGATTACGCAAGGCGTCTTCCTAGCGCTGATCATCATCTCCTCGATCGCGCTGATGGTAGGCGGTATCGGCGTCATGGCAATCATGACCATCTCGGTGACCGAGCGGACGCGCGAGATCGGAGTCCGCAAGGCCATCGGTGCACGCCGGCGCGAGATTCTGTGGCAGTTCTTGCTCGAGGCGGTCTTCCTCACGTCGATCGGCGGCCTGCTGGGCATCATCACCGGGGCGAGCATCGCGCTCGGGGTGAATCGGTTCGTAGGCTGGGCCGTTCTCATGCCGTGGTGGTCGTTCGCGGTCGGACTCGCCTTCTCGGGAACGGTGGGCATCGTCTTCGGCATGCTGCCCGCCTTCAAGGCCGCACGTCTCGATCCCATCGAAGCGCTCCGCTACGAGTAG
- a CDS encoding FtsX-like permease family protein has protein sequence MVAILDAIKIALTAIWANKLRSVMMVLGNIVAVTSIIAVVSLVQGMNGYVADAISSQVGIGTFRVERMGLITSRDEFERAAGRPNVTLADRRLLGDWSPLFDEVMAEIGNSANVSFREKTLDAIQIRGVSEEYTEFAGFDAAEGRLPSQLEVQRNRPVALLGADIAEQLFVTRSPIDQFIRINGYPIRVVGVSEQKGSMFGNSQDEFVVIPLGVALRWFGTRRSLDLTVKVADPAQMDEAMDEARLAMRIRRHLRPKDPDNFGIVTSDTLMDFWRSFSQGAFALLIGIVSVSLVVGGIVIMNIMLMVVSERTREVGLRKSLGARRRDIVWQFLTESTTLSMMGGIIGTMLGFSAAMIVTAFTPLPASISPWSVALGVGMTAVVGLFFGLYPAMRAARLDPIEALRKE, from the coding sequence ATGGTCGCCATCCTCGACGCCATCAAGATCGCGCTGACCGCCATCTGGGCGAACAAGCTCCGCTCGGTCATGATGGTGCTCGGCAACATCGTGGCGGTGACATCGATCATCGCGGTCGTCTCGCTGGTACAGGGGATGAACGGCTATGTGGCCGACGCCATCTCCTCTCAGGTCGGCATCGGCACCTTTCGTGTCGAGCGCATGGGCCTGATCACGAGCCGCGACGAGTTTGAGCGTGCCGCGGGCCGGCCGAATGTCACGTTGGCCGATCGGCGCCTTCTCGGTGATTGGAGCCCTCTGTTCGACGAGGTGATGGCAGAGATCGGCAATTCGGCGAACGTCTCGTTTCGTGAGAAGACGCTGGACGCCATTCAGATCCGCGGGGTCTCCGAAGAGTACACGGAGTTTGCGGGCTTCGATGCGGCGGAGGGCCGTCTGCCGAGCCAGCTCGAAGTGCAGCGCAACCGGCCGGTCGCGTTGCTCGGCGCAGACATCGCCGAGCAGCTGTTCGTGACGCGCAGCCCTATCGACCAGTTCATCCGGATCAACGGTTATCCAATTCGGGTTGTGGGTGTCAGCGAGCAAAAGGGCTCCATGTTCGGCAACTCGCAAGACGAGTTCGTCGTGATTCCGCTGGGCGTCGCGCTGCGCTGGTTCGGCACGCGACGCTCGCTCGACCTCACGGTGAAGGTGGCCGACCCGGCGCAGATGGACGAGGCGATGGATGAAGCGCGGCTCGCGATGCGGATTCGGCGGCACCTGCGTCCCAAGGATCCGGATAACTTCGGCATTGTGACCTCCGACACGCTGATGGACTTCTGGCGCAGCTTCTCGCAAGGAGCGTTTGCGCTCCTCATCGGCATCGTCTCGGTCTCGCTCGTGGTGGGCGGCATCGTGATTATGAACATCATGCTCATGGTGGTGAGCGAGCGGACGCGCGAGGTGGGGCTTCGGAAGTCACTGGGTGCGCGGCGGCGCGACATCGTCTGGCAGTTTCTGACGGAGTCGACCACGCTCTCGATGATGGGCGGGATCATCGGAACGATGCTGGGGTTCAGCGCGGCCATGATCGTCACGGCGTTCACGCCGTTACCGGCGAGCATCAGCCCATGGTCCGTGGCACTTGGCGTCGGGATGACCGCCGTCGTGGGCCTCTTTTTTGGTCTCTATCCTGCGATGCGCGCGGCGCGCCTCGACCCGATTGAGGCACTGCGCAAGGAGTAG
- a CDS encoding HlyD family efflux transporter periplasmic adaptor subunit yields MNYQELRPVRFVKRRRKLSIAVGISLLLVALVVANLAFRREAGKPVTVEAVQRRDLESVVTASGTIQARRTVEISADVAGRITKLAVDEGQRVKAGQFLMEIDPRMFRSQYQQNQAGLAAAQSQLTEQDSTIEAGRQNVELARENLRRQQELWAQELTTREALDQAQNDLKVNEADLRARVQALKTLEARVREQQAAVANAGYQLSKVRIESPIEGLVVRRAVEEGETAVVGTMNNPGTVLLTIADMSVIEAELEIDETDMPTVDRGQSASVSIDALTGRTFNGQVTEVGNSPIQATTGVTGTTGQQATTFKVVVTVNGEIPQVRPGFTCTTEIITATRKNAMTVPIQALAVRDVVYDRAGNIVRQESDSQEQGGSGFATASAQELPAGQTRKEEEGVFVLRNDQAIFMPVRTGIAGDRHFELLSGLRGGDQVITGPFSSVRELQDGDQVKLQAPQSTRR; encoded by the coding sequence ATGAACTATCAAGAGCTTCGTCCCGTACGTTTCGTCAAGCGAAGAAGGAAGCTGTCGATCGCCGTCGGCATCTCGCTGCTCCTCGTCGCGCTGGTGGTGGCCAACCTGGCGTTCCGACGCGAGGCTGGCAAGCCAGTCACCGTCGAGGCGGTCCAGCGGCGCGACCTGGAATCGGTCGTGACGGCGTCCGGCACGATTCAGGCCAGGCGGACGGTTGAGATCAGCGCAGACGTCGCGGGCCGCATCACGAAACTTGCCGTCGACGAGGGACAGCGCGTGAAGGCCGGTCAGTTCCTCATGGAGATCGACCCGCGTATGTTCCGGTCGCAATATCAGCAGAATCAGGCGGGGTTGGCGGCCGCGCAATCGCAGCTCACCGAGCAAGACTCCACGATCGAGGCTGGGCGCCAGAACGTCGAGCTCGCCCGAGAGAACTTGCGGCGCCAGCAGGAGCTGTGGGCGCAGGAGCTGACGACGCGTGAGGCGCTCGACCAGGCACAGAACGACCTCAAGGTCAACGAAGCCGACCTGCGTGCGCGCGTGCAGGCGCTCAAGACGCTCGAAGCGCGCGTCCGCGAGCAGCAGGCTGCCGTTGCCAATGCCGGTTACCAATTGAGCAAGGTGCGCATCGAATCGCCCATCGAAGGTCTCGTCGTGCGCCGCGCCGTCGAGGAGGGAGAGACCGCCGTGGTCGGCACGATGAACAATCCGGGCACCGTGCTGTTGACGATTGCGGACATGTCCGTCATCGAGGCAGAGCTCGAGATCGACGAAACGGATATGCCGACGGTCGACCGGGGCCAGTCAGCCTCGGTGAGCATCGATGCGCTCACCGGCCGCACCTTCAACGGTCAGGTGACGGAGGTTGGCAATAGCCCCATTCAGGCGACGACGGGCGTGACCGGCACGACGGGGCAGCAGGCCACGACGTTCAAGGTGGTCGTGACGGTGAACGGCGAGATACCGCAGGTGCGACCGGGATTCACGTGCACGACCGAGATCATCACGGCCACCCGGAAGAACGCGATGACGGTGCCGATTCAGGCGCTGGCGGTTCGTGACGTCGTCTACGACCGGGCGGGCAACATCGTTCGACAGGAGAGCGACAGTCAGGAACAAGGGGGGTCCGGGTTCGCCACCGCCTCTGCCCAGGAGTTGCCGGCTGGTCAAACGCGCAAGGAAGAGGAAGGTGTCTTCGTGCTGCGCAACGACCAGGCGATATTCATGCCTGTGAGGACCGGCATTGCAGGCGATCGCCACTTCGAGCTCCTATCAGGACTCAGAGGAGGTGACCAGGTCATCACCGGTCCGTTCAGCTCGGTGCGCGAGCTCCAGGACGGTGATCAGGTCAAGTTGCAGGCGCCGCAGTCCACGCGGCGATAA
- a CDS encoding type II secretion system protein GspE, whose protein sequence is MTIALGQLLVDAGILSKGEIETAEQHQKLQGGSLEACLVALHLVTEVDIAAALGWHYGVPAVDLTRVIPSADALAAVPASVAHRRRLLPLHTSGRTLTVAMADPSDLGALDELRFLTGCRVHAVVASERAIDEALQGEYPASAPLEQATRRLEQEPTASGDEAAQRGGVAVELPVASSAGDEAPVVALVNELLRAAAQRGASDVHVEPGERDVRVRLRVDGVLHPVMALPLRVRDALVARIKVLADLDIAERRLPQDGRIRLRLAGALGRLLDVRVSSLPALHGEKLVLRLLDREQLRLDLGALGVEPSAQSAFEAAVARPWGMVLVTGPTGSGKTNTLYSAIARLDTTHRNVLTVEDPVEIHLPGLTQVQVHEAIGLSFAAVLRAFLRQDPDVLLVGEIRDRETAQIAVRAALTGHLVFSTLHTTDAAAAVMRLVDMGIEPFLVAGAVSLVCAQRLVRRACPFCCRPEAVPPHVVRSLGLADEDAAPLTSVSPSGCPRCHQTGYRGRIGLFEVMRMTESLRELVIDGAPLHRLRAQAIDEGMQTLRESGLRKVRDGITTIEEVLRET, encoded by the coding sequence GTGACCATCGCACTGGGCCAGCTCCTCGTCGACGCCGGCATCCTCTCGAAGGGGGAGATTGAAACTGCCGAGCAGCACCAAAAGCTCCAGGGTGGCAGCCTGGAGGCTTGCCTCGTCGCGCTGCACCTCGTCACCGAAGTGGACATCGCGGCGGCCCTCGGTTGGCACTACGGCGTGCCCGCGGTTGATCTCACGCGGGTGATTCCATCCGCGGACGCTCTCGCAGCCGTACCCGCCAGCGTGGCTCATCGACGACGTCTTCTGCCGTTGCACACGTCCGGTCGAACGTTGACGGTGGCGATGGCCGATCCGTCCGACCTTGGCGCGCTCGACGAGCTGCGCTTCTTGACCGGCTGTCGCGTGCATGCGGTCGTGGCATCTGAACGTGCGATAGACGAAGCGCTGCAAGGCGAGTATCCGGCGAGCGCGCCGCTCGAGCAGGCCACGCGTCGGCTCGAGCAGGAGCCGACGGCGTCAGGAGACGAGGCAGCACAGCGCGGGGGCGTCGCGGTCGAGCTCCCCGTCGCTTCCAGCGCAGGCGACGAGGCGCCTGTCGTGGCGCTGGTGAACGAGCTACTGCGGGCGGCGGCCCAGCGTGGCGCCAGCGACGTGCACGTGGAGCCGGGCGAGCGCGACGTGCGCGTCCGCCTCCGCGTCGATGGGGTGCTGCACCCGGTGATGGCGCTTCCGCTCCGCGTGCGCGACGCGCTCGTCGCACGCATCAAGGTGCTCGCCGACCTCGACATCGCCGAGCGCCGCCTACCCCAAGATGGACGAATCAGGCTGCGCCTCGCTGGTGCGTTGGGCCGTCTGTTGGACGTACGCGTCTCGTCATTGCCCGCGCTCCACGGCGAGAAGCTCGTGCTCCGACTGCTGGACCGCGAACAGCTTCGTCTCGATCTTGGCGCGCTTGGCGTGGAGCCGTCTGCGCAGTCGGCCTTCGAGGCGGCGGTCGCGCGCCCGTGGGGGATGGTGCTCGTGACGGGACCGACCGGCAGCGGCAAGACCAACACGCTGTACTCCGCGATCGCTCGCCTCGACACCACGCACCGCAACGTCCTCACGGTCGAGGACCCGGTCGAGATCCACCTGCCTGGTCTCACACAGGTCCAAGTGCACGAAGCGATTGGCCTGAGCTTTGCAGCGGTCCTGCGTGCGTTCTTGCGGCAGGACCCGGACGTGCTGCTGGTTGGGGAGATTCGTGATCGCGAGACCGCACAAATCGCCGTGCGCGCCGCCCTCACAGGACACCTGGTCTTTTCGACGCTGCACACCACCGACGCGGCGGCGGCGGTCATGCGCCTGGTCGACATGGGTATCGAGCCCTTCCTCGTGGCCGGCGCGGTCTCGCTCGTGTGTGCGCAGCGCCTTGTCAGGCGCGCGTGTCCCTTCTGTTGCCGGCCCGAAGCCGTCCCGCCGCACGTCGTTCGCTCGCTCGGGCTCGCCGATGAAGACGCCGCGCCGCTGACCTCTGTCTCCCCCAGTGGCTGCCCGCGGTGCCACCAAACGGGCTATCGAGGGCGCATCGGGCTCTTCGAGGTGATGCGCATGACTGAATCGCTGCGCGAGCTCGTGATTGACGGCGCGCCGCTCCACCGGCTACGCGCGCAAGCGATAGACGAGGGGATGCAGACGCTCCGAGAGAGCGGTTTGCGGAAGGTACGCGATGGCATCACGACCATCGAGGAAGTCCTTCGAGAAACGTAG
- a CDS encoding type II secretion system F family protein — translation MPTFVFTGRDRDGRAVTGRRDAATAEAVAEALRRDGLVVTRLEMRRASARRPKRGVGARKLAAATRQLAAILAAGLPLVQALDLLARQAAPPRFAEVIRTLVHDVARGTALSEAMARHPQIFGSVYTSTVAAGERAGALAATLARVASHLERHAALLTRLRAALMYPAVVTGVTVVVVLLLVWKVVPVFASLFAGLDAPLPWPTRFVVAASTALVAIAPASVCSAALAVLGLRLTYRRPRGKLLLDRAILRIPGLGRLVRDAATAQCCRTLSTLVAAGVPLIEALNVAARTAGNRVVEMRLVAARSRTASGELLSDALGATGDWPPLMLQMVGIGETTGALDTMLDRAAETAEEALDRATQTIVTLAEPTLILVLGIVVGGLVVSLYLPLFELIGRLS, via the coding sequence ATGCCCACATTTGTCTTTACCGGACGAGATCGCGATGGACGGGCGGTGACGGGCAGGCGAGACGCGGCCACGGCGGAGGCGGTGGCCGAGGCGCTCAGGCGCGACGGTCTTGTCGTCACGCGACTCGAGATGCGCCGAGCGAGCGCGCGACGACCCAAACGAGGGGTCGGCGCGCGCAAGCTGGCCGCCGCAACGCGGCAACTCGCGGCAATCCTTGCGGCTGGTCTTCCGCTCGTGCAGGCGCTCGACCTGCTCGCACGACAGGCCGCGCCGCCTCGTTTTGCCGAGGTGATACGGACGCTCGTGCACGACGTGGCGCGCGGAACGGCCCTCTCGGAGGCCATGGCGCGTCATCCGCAGATCTTCGGCTCCGTCTACACGAGCACCGTGGCGGCCGGCGAGCGTGCGGGAGCGCTGGCGGCCACCCTTGCCCGCGTCGCCAGTCATCTCGAGCGTCACGCGGCACTCCTCACGCGGCTGCGCGCGGCGCTCATGTATCCTGCGGTTGTCACTGGAGTCACCGTCGTGGTGGTCCTGCTTTTGGTGTGGAAGGTCGTGCCGGTGTTCGCGTCCCTCTTCGCAGGCCTCGACGCCCCACTCCCTTGGCCGACCCGCTTCGTGGTCGCAGCGAGCACCGCGCTCGTGGCCATCGCGCCCGCGTCCGTCTGTTCGGCGGCGCTCGCCGTGCTCGGCCTGCGTCTGACCTACCGGCGGCCGCGGGGCAAACTGCTCCTGGACCGTGCCATCTTGCGCATTCCGGGCCTCGGCCGGCTGGTTCGAGACGCCGCGACGGCGCAGTGCTGCCGGACGCTCTCGACGCTCGTTGCCGCCGGCGTCCCACTCATCGAAGCGCTGAACGTAGCGGCGCGGACGGCCGGTAACCGGGTGGTGGAGATGAGGCTGGTAGCCGCGCGGAGCCGCACCGCGAGTGGTGAGCTGCTCTCGGATGCGCTGGGAGCCACAGGGGACTGGCCTCCCCTGATGCTTCAGATGGTCGGGATCGGGGAGACGACGGGCGCGCTCGACACGATGCTCGACCGGGCCGCCGAGACGGCCGAGGAGGCGCTGGACCGAGCGACACAGACAATCGTCACGCTCGCCGAGCCCACGTTGATCCTCGTTCTGGGCATCGTGGTGGGAGGCCTCGTCGTATCGCTCTATCTGCCGCTCTTCGAGCTCATTGGCCGTCTGTCGTAG
- a CDS encoding prepilin-type N-terminal cleavage/methylation domain-containing protein yields the protein MTARDSHGFTLIELLIVVAIITIIAAFAIPNLMRSRTAANEASALASLKAIGGAQQVYSATAAGGGFADALPTLGIPCGGTGQAFLGADLTGGPTAVKSGYTVGLTAASGAADGPIDCNGTTTTTGYYATAVPVALGQTGSRGFASDASIAIWENTGGAAPSEAEMTSPPTQTVHPIR from the coding sequence ATGACCGCGCGCGACAGCCACGGCTTCACACTCATTGAGCTTCTGATCGTTGTGGCCATCATCACCATCATTGCGGCGTTTGCGATTCCCAATCTGATGAGGTCGCGCACGGCCGCCAATGAAGCGTCCGCGCTAGCCTCCCTGAAGGCCATTGGCGGCGCCCAGCAGGTGTACTCTGCTACCGCTGCCGGGGGGGGATTTGCGGACGCGCTGCCCACACTCGGCATCCCGTGCGGTGGTACAGGCCAGGCATTTCTCGGTGCAGACCTCACCGGTGGCCCGACGGCGGTCAAGAGCGGATACACGGTTGGCCTCACGGCTGCCAGTGGTGCGGCTGACGGTCCGATCGACTGCAACGGCACCACGACCACGACCGGCTACTACGCGACAGCCGTACCCGTCGCGCTGGGCCAGACGGGAAGCCGCGGCTTCGCGAGCGACGCGTCAATCGCGATCTGGGAGAACACGGGCGGCGCCGCGCCCAGCGAGGCGGAGATGACCAGCCCGCCGACGCAGACCGTGCACCCCATCAGGTAG
- a CDS encoding thioredoxin domain-containing protein — translation MTKADAGPGKQQGKQQGKRPGNRPEEMSRKHPVKWLLAAFALLGLAASVAAAFVHYQLLTIPDYQSICDINATWSCASAYLSQYGSYLGIPVAVLGALFFTAVSLLLVADHRGSQSAMSVVVLLSSVGLAFVLYLGYATFFLLKTICIICLITYVAAIGLFVVANVIMRLPMRTLPQFVRHDLRGLARNPIALGLTLLFLAGATTAIAYFPREAATVSAQEGGATQAQAVQRELAPEERAQVERAFDAMPRSIVPVAAAGAKVVIVKFNDFQCPACANAHNMYKPLLERWEQEAPGQVKLFVKDFPLEPECNTSVKRDVHAAACEAAAAVRLARQQQKDVALEEWFYGNQGAMTPETVRTAARDVGGVQQFDTRYQSALEGVKTDVALASTLGVSATPTIFINGVKLDGLPPPNVLDAVIAYELRKASSQ, via the coding sequence ATGACGAAGGCGGATGCAGGCCCCGGGAAACAGCAGGGGAAGCAGCAGGGGAAGAGGCCCGGGAACAGACCCGAGGAGATGTCCAGGAAGCACCCTGTGAAGTGGCTTCTGGCGGCCTTTGCGCTGTTGGGGCTCGCCGCATCGGTAGCCGCTGCCTTCGTGCATTATCAGCTCCTGACCATCCCGGACTATCAGAGCATCTGTGACATCAACGCGACCTGGAGTTGCGCGAGCGCGTACCTGAGTCAGTACGGCAGCTACTTGGGCATCCCCGTGGCCGTCCTTGGTGCCCTGTTTTTCACGGCCGTCTCGCTCTTGTTGGTGGCCGACCACCGGGGCAGCCAATCGGCCATGAGCGTGGTCGTTCTGTTGTCCTCGGTCGGCTTGGCGTTCGTCTTGTATCTGGGTTATGCAACGTTCTTCCTGCTGAAGACCATCTGCATCATTTGCCTGATCACGTATGTCGCTGCCATCGGGCTCTTCGTGGTGGCCAACGTGATCATGAGACTTCCTATGCGCACGCTCCCTCAGTTCGTTCGCCACGACCTTCGCGGCCTTGCACGGAACCCGATCGCGTTGGGCCTCACGCTGCTCTTTCTCGCTGGCGCCACCACGGCCATCGCGTACTTCCCACGCGAGGCGGCCACGGTCTCGGCACAGGAGGGCGGCGCGACTCAGGCACAAGCCGTCCAGCGCGAGCTCGCACCTGAGGAGCGTGCGCAGGTCGAGAGAGCGTTCGATGCCATGCCGCGCAGCATCGTGCCGGTCGCCGCGGCGGGCGCCAAGGTCGTGATTGTGAAGTTCAACGACTTTCAGTGTCCCGCCTGCGCCAACGCCCACAACATGTACAAGCCACTGCTCGAACGGTGGGAACAGGAGGCTCCCGGTCAGGTGAAGCTGTTCGTCAAGGATTTCCCGCTCGAGCCCGAGTGCAACACGAGCGTCAAGCGCGACGTGCATGCGGCGGCATGCGAGGCGGCGGCCGCGGTTCGGCTCGCCCGCCAGCAGCAGAAGGACGTCGCGCTGGAGGAATGGTTTTACGGCAATCAAGGAGCGATGACGCCAGAGACCGTGCGGACCGCAGCACGCGATGTCGGCGGTGTCCAGCAGTTCGACACCCGTTACCAATCCGCCTTGGAAGGCGTGAAGACCGACGTCGCCCTCGCCAGCACGCTCGGCGTCTCAGCCACGCCGACCATCTTCATCAACGGCGTGAAGCTGGATGGCCTCCCGCCACCCAATGTCCTCGACGCGGTCATTGCTTACGAGCTGCGCAAGGCGAGCTCGCAGTAG
- a CDS encoding ATP-binding cassette domain-containing protein, with protein MSDVAIETRALTKDYSVGFWRSRPRRVVDGLTLTSARGEILGLLGPNGAGKSTTLKILAGLVFATSGEARVLGSPPGSKAILGAVGYLPEQPAFPSRLTAEELLDVALRLHGERSRAARQRRVAAALDRVGIGAERRRASGRLSKGELQRVGLARALVHEPTVLLLDEPMSGLDPNGRLLVRDILLQARDEGRTIFFSSHILPDAEALCGRVAMLTRGRLVAIGALGELGALAPRGWELIVEGVSEAVLSRLGVAGEATRIDANRWRFRIDQTSRPEPLVDELRREGALLVSLEPRVETLEEVFLRHTGFAPKQRDAGEAEP; from the coding sequence ATGTCCGATGTTGCCATCGAGACGCGCGCGCTGACGAAAGACTACTCGGTCGGCTTCTGGCGGTCGCGCCCACGGCGCGTCGTCGATGGCTTGACGCTCACGTCTGCGCGCGGCGAGATTCTAGGTCTCCTGGGGCCCAACGGCGCCGGGAAGAGCACCACCCTCAAGATTCTCGCTGGCCTCGTCTTTGCGACCAGCGGCGAAGCTCGTGTCCTGGGCAGCCCGCCCGGTTCCAAGGCAATCCTCGGGGCGGTGGGCTACCTGCCCGAGCAGCCCGCGTTCCCAAGCAGGCTCACGGCGGAAGAGTTGCTCGACGTTGCACTCCGCCTGCACGGTGAGCGCAGCCGGGCGGCACGTCAACGTCGAGTGGCTGCAGCGCTCGATCGTGTGGGGATCGGAGCGGAGCGTCGGAGAGCCTCCGGCCGCCTGTCCAAGGGTGAGCTCCAGCGCGTTGGGCTGGCACGCGCGCTGGTGCACGAACCGACCGTGCTGCTGTTGGATGAGCCGATGTCGGGCCTGGATCCCAACGGCCGCCTGCTCGTGCGCGATATTCTCTTGCAGGCGCGCGATGAGGGACGGACCATCTTCTTCAGCTCCCACATCCTGCCAGATGCCGAGGCGCTCTGCGGTCGAGTGGCGATGCTCACCAGAGGTCGATTGGTCGCCATCGGTGCGCTCGGCGAGCTCGGCGCCCTTGCTCCACGTGGCTGGGAGCTCATCGTGGAAGGCGTGAGCGAGGCAGTCCTCTCTCGTCTCGGAGTCGCGGGAGAAGCCACCCGTATCGACGCCAATCGATGGCGATTCCGCATCGACCAGACCTCACGACCCGAGCCGTTGGTCGATGAGCTGAGACGAGAAGGGGCCTTGCTCGTGTCGCTCGAGCCTCGGGTCGAGACGCTCGAAGAGGTCTTCCTCCGCCACACAGGCTTCGCACCAAAGCAGCGTGACGCAGGAGAGGCCGAGCCTTGA